The following are encoded in a window of Mannheimia varigena genomic DNA:
- a CDS encoding extracellular solute-binding protein, translating to MKKLAGLFAAGLATVALTACNEEKAAEPKAAEAKPQATNQTVHLYTWTEYVPEGLLDEFTKETGIKVEVSSLESNETMYAKLKLQGKDGGYDVIAPSNYFVSKMAKEGMLAELDHAQLPVIKELNPDWLNKPYDQGNKYSLPQLLGAPGIAFNTADYKGDAFTSWGDLWKPEFANKVQLLDDAREVFNIALLKLGKNPNTTDPEEIKAAYEELKKLRPNVLSFTSDNPANSFISGEVSVGQLWNGSVRIAKKENAPVDMVFPQEGPVLWVDTLAIPASAKNKENAHKLINYLLSAKVAEKLTLAIGYPTSNVEALKTLPKEITEDPAIYPSAEVLQKSQWQDDVGDAIELYEKYYQELKAAK from the coding sequence ATGAAAAAATTAGCGGGTTTATTTGCAGCAGGTTTAGCAACAGTTGCATTAACAGCATGTAATGAAGAGAAAGCTGCAGAACCCAAAGCAGCTGAAGCAAAACCTCAAGCAACGAATCAGACAGTTCACCTTTACACTTGGACTGAATATGTTCCTGAAGGCTTGTTAGATGAATTTACTAAAGAAACGGGCATTAAAGTAGAAGTTTCAAGTCTTGAATCTAACGAAACGATGTACGCTAAATTAAAATTACAAGGTAAAGATGGTGGTTACGATGTTATTGCTCCATCAAACTACTTTGTGTCTAAAATGGCAAAAGAAGGGATGTTAGCGGAATTAGATCACGCTCAACTACCGGTTATTAAAGAATTAAACCCAGATTGGTTAAATAAACCTTATGACCAAGGTAATAAATACTCATTACCGCAATTATTAGGAGCACCGGGTATCGCGTTTAACACTGCTGATTATAAAGGCGATGCTTTCACCTCTTGGGGCGATTTATGGAAACCTGAGTTTGCTAATAAAGTACAATTATTAGATGATGCTCGTGAAGTGTTTAATATCGCATTATTAAAATTAGGTAAAAATCCGAATACTACAGATCCAGAAGAGATCAAAGCAGCTTATGAAGAGTTGAAAAAATTACGTCCAAACGTACTTTCATTTACTTCAGATAATCCGGCTAACTCATTTATTTCAGGTGAGGTTTCTGTAGGTCAATTATGGAATGGTTCTGTTCGTATTGCGAAGAAAGAAAATGCACCTGTTGATATGGTATTCCCACAAGAAGGACCGGTACTTTGGGTAGATACTTTAGCAATTCCAGCAAGTGCAAAAAATAAAGAAAATGCACATAAATTAATTAACTACTTATTAAGTGCAAAAGTAGCTGAGAAATTAACATTAGCGATTGGTTATCCAACTTCAAACGTTGAGGCATTAAAAACGTTACCAAAAGAGATTACAGAAGATCCAGCAATTTATCCATCAGCTGAAGTGTTACAAAAATCTCAATGGCAAGATGACGTAGGTGATGCTATTGAACTTTACGAAAAATACTACCAAGAGTTAAAAGCTGCTAAGTAA
- the proB gene encoding glutamate 5-kinase produces MSKTIVIKFGTSTLTHGTKSLSRPYMLELVKQIAELHKSHRVIVVTSGAAAAGRDYLGHPELPKTLASKQMLAAVGQSQLIRVWENLFDIYNIHIGQMLLTRADLDDRERFLNARDTLDALLAQKIIPVINENDAVATEEFKVGDNDNLSALVAILAQADQLYLLTDQEGLFSADPRSNPDAKLLSIVEKITSEIRQIAGGSSTGLGTGGMSTKITAADIATRSGVETIIASGSRPNVLVDLANGENIGSKFLVQSDRLEGRKRWLFAAPQVGEIVVDLGAEQALLAHKSLLPVGVSEIKGEFTRGEVIKIFNQDGKAIALGIARYSSEALLRIKGKKSKEIESLLGYEFGSVAVHSDEMVVY; encoded by the coding sequence ATGTCAAAAACTATCGTCATTAAATTTGGAACAAGTACCCTCACTCACGGCACAAAAAGTTTAAGCCGCCCTTATATGCTGGAATTAGTGAAGCAAATTGCCGAACTTCATAAAAGTCATCGGGTTATTGTTGTAACGTCTGGTGCAGCTGCAGCAGGGCGTGATTACTTAGGACACCCTGAATTACCAAAAACCTTAGCCTCAAAGCAAATGTTAGCGGCAGTCGGACAAAGCCAGCTGATTCGAGTGTGGGAAAATCTTTTTGATATTTATAATATTCACATCGGGCAAATGCTATTAACTCGAGCTGATTTAGACGACCGTGAGCGTTTTTTAAATGCCCGTGATACGCTTGATGCCTTACTCGCTCAAAAAATTATCCCTGTCATCAATGAAAACGATGCGGTCGCTACCGAAGAATTTAAAGTAGGCGATAACGACAATCTCTCGGCTCTTGTAGCGATTCTCGCACAAGCGGATCAGCTCTATTTATTGACCGACCAAGAAGGCTTATTCAGTGCCGATCCTCGTTCAAACCCTGATGCAAAATTGCTCTCGATAGTTGAAAAAATCACGTCTGAAATCCGCCAAATTGCTGGGGGAAGTTCAACCGGCTTAGGTACAGGTGGAATGAGTACCAAAATTACCGCTGCCGATATTGCCACTCGTTCAGGTGTGGAAACCATTATCGCCTCCGGCTCTCGTCCAAATGTGTTGGTGGATTTAGCCAATGGTGAAAACATCGGTAGCAAATTTTTAGTGCAATCTGACCGCTTGGAAGGCAGAAAACGTTGGCTATTTGCCGCCCCACAAGTAGGGGAAATTGTGGTGGATCTCGGGGCAGAACAAGCATTGCTCGCTCATAAATCACTGCTGCCTGTGGGCGTTTCTGAAATCAAAGGCGAATTTACTCGAGGTGAGGTGATCAAAATCTTCAACCAAGACGGGAAAGCAATTGCTCTCGGCATCGCTCGTTATAGCAGTGAGGCACTACTTCGGATTAAAGGCAAAAAATCGAAAGAGATTGAATCGCTACTGGGCTATGAATTTGGCTCGGTTGCCGTTCACAGTGATGAAATGGTGGTGTATTAA
- the grpE gene encoding nucleotide exchange factor GrpE gives MTTQNENLQDEVKQEEIQPEVVNEEAQQEENAPQEDPLALAQARVTELETYIAEADKREQDIQLRAQAEIQNIRRRTEQDVEKAHKFALEKFSKELLNVVDNLERGLDALDKTVTDETTQALVDGVEMTHKEFINTLAKFGVVAMGEVGEAFNPELHEAISIQPAEGIETNHISTVLQKGYTLHGRVIRPAMVMVAA, from the coding sequence ATGACCACTCAAAATGAAAACTTACAAGACGAAGTAAAACAAGAAGAAATTCAACCTGAAGTTGTAAATGAAGAAGCTCAGCAAGAAGAAAATGCACCCCAAGAAGATCCTTTAGCTCTTGCTCAAGCTCGAGTTACTGAATTAGAAACTTATATTGCAGAAGCCGATAAACGTGAACAGGATATTCAACTTCGTGCACAAGCAGAAATTCAAAATATTCGTCGCCGTACCGAACAAGATGTGGAAAAAGCTCACAAATTTGCGTTAGAAAAATTTTCTAAAGAGCTATTAAATGTAGTTGATAACCTAGAACGTGGTTTAGATGCATTAGATAAAACAGTTACCGATGAAACAACTCAAGCATTAGTGGACGGTGTTGAAATGACCCATAAAGAGTTTATCAATACATTGGCGAAATTCGGCGTAGTGGCAATGGGCGAAGTGGGTGAAGCCTTTAATCCAGAACTCCACGAAGCCATTTCTATACAACCGGCAGAAGGCATTGAAACAAACCATATCAGCACAGTATTGCAAAAAGGCTACACCTTACACGGTCGTGTAATCCGCCCTGCAATGGTAATGGTTGCCGCTTAG
- a CDS encoding multifunctional CCA addition/repair protein, translating to MDIYLVGGAVRDQLLGLPVKDRDFLVVGATSEQLLAQGFQQVGADFPVFLHPETKEEYALARQERKQGKGYNGFICDFSPTVTLEQDLIRRDLTINAIAQDKTGKIFDPYGGVQDLENRILRHISPAFSEDPLRVLRVARFAARFYTFGFTIADETLALMQELSGSGELENLTAERIWLETEKAFTESSPQVYFNVLRQVGALKVLFPEVDKLFGVPQPPQHHPEIDSGIHTLMVLEQAKQLAKNAENPTALLFSALCHDLGKGLTSSDILPHHYGHEVKGIQPTRNLANRLKIPTEVKDFALLVTEYHTHCHKMAELRPETVIKLFNALDVWRKPKRFFDFLLACEADAKGRLGFENRDYSQAELAKSYYYAAMEVDVQQVIQDGFEKQAIREELNKRRIYTIKRIKQF from the coding sequence ATGGATATCTATTTAGTTGGCGGTGCGGTGCGAGATCAGCTTCTCGGCTTACCTGTGAAAGACCGAGATTTTTTAGTGGTGGGAGCAACTTCAGAGCAATTATTAGCACAAGGCTTTCAACAAGTGGGGGCTGATTTTCCTGTTTTCCTCCACCCTGAAACTAAAGAAGAGTATGCTTTAGCCCGCCAAGAACGCAAGCAAGGCAAAGGTTACAATGGTTTCATCTGTGATTTCTCACCCACGGTTACCCTTGAACAAGACTTAATACGCCGAGATTTAACCATTAATGCCATTGCACAAGATAAAACAGGAAAGATTTTCGATCCTTATGGTGGTGTTCAAGACTTAGAGAACAGAATTTTACGCCATATCTCCCCTGCTTTTAGTGAAGATCCTCTGCGTGTATTACGTGTTGCTCGCTTTGCTGCTCGTTTCTACACTTTTGGCTTTACCATTGCGGATGAAACCTTAGCTCTAATGCAAGAGCTCTCTGGTAGCGGTGAGCTAGAAAACCTTACCGCTGAGCGGATATGGCTTGAGACAGAGAAAGCCTTTACAGAATCAAGTCCCCAAGTTTATTTCAACGTTCTACGCCAAGTTGGGGCGTTAAAAGTGCTTTTCCCAGAAGTCGATAAACTCTTTGGCGTACCGCAACCACCTCAACATCATCCAGAAATTGATTCTGGCATACATACGTTAATGGTATTAGAACAGGCTAAGCAACTTGCAAAAAATGCGGAAAATCCGACCGCTTTACTCTTCTCTGCCCTGTGCCACGACTTAGGAAAAGGACTAACCTCTTCAGATATTCTCCCGCATCATTACGGACACGAGGTAAAAGGCATTCAACCCACTCGAAATTTAGCTAATCGACTCAAAATTCCAACAGAGGTTAAAGATTTTGCTCTTTTAGTAACCGAATATCATACCCATTGCCACAAAATGGCAGAACTCCGTCCTGAAACCGTTATTAAACTCTTTAATGCTTTAGATGTTTGGCGAAAACCAAAACGATTTTTTGATTTTCTGCTCGCTTGCGAAGCTGATGCAAAAGGGCGATTAGGCTTTGAAAACCGAGATTACTCACAAGCCGAGCTAGCAAAAAGTTATTATTACGCAGCAATGGAAGTAGATGTTCAACAAGTAATTCAAGACGGCTTTGAAAAACAAGCTATTCGAGAAGAGTTGAATAAACGCCGTATTTATACTATAAAAAGAATAAAGCAGTTTTAG
- the nth gene encoding endonuclease III — MNKAKRVEILTRLRNENPHPTTELNYSNPFELLIAVILSAQATDKGVNKATDKLFPVANTPQAILNLGVDGLKEYIKTIGLFNSKAENIIKTCRDLIEKHNGEVPEDRDALEALAGVGRKTANVVMNTAFGHPTIAVDTHIFRVSNRTNFAPGKNVVQVEEKLLKVVPDEFKVDVHHWLILHGRYTCVASKPRCGSCIIEDLCEFKEKTDM; from the coding sequence ATGAATAAAGCAAAACGTGTTGAAATTTTAACTCGATTACGAAACGAAAATCCACACCCAACAACGGAGCTAAATTACAGCAATCCGTTTGAATTATTGATTGCGGTTATTCTTTCTGCACAAGCCACCGACAAAGGTGTGAACAAGGCAACGGATAAATTATTTCCGGTTGCGAACACTCCGCAAGCCATTCTCAATTTAGGCGTGGATGGGCTGAAAGAGTACATCAAAACCATCGGCTTGTTTAACAGCAAAGCGGAAAATATCATCAAAACCTGCCGGGATCTGATTGAAAAACATAACGGTGAAGTGCCGGAAGATCGTGATGCTCTCGAAGCTCTTGCCGGTGTGGGTAGAAAAACCGCCAATGTAGTGATGAATACCGCTTTCGGACACCCCACCATTGCAGTAGATACGCATATTTTCCGTGTATCTAATCGTACCAATTTTGCTCCCGGTAAAAATGTGGTACAGGTTGAAGAAAAGCTACTTAAAGTTGTGCCCGATGAATTTAAAGTAGATGTTCACCATTGGTTGATTTTACACGGTCGTTACACTTGTGTTGCCAGTAAACCTCGTTGTGGCTCGTGCATTATTGAAGATTTATGCGAGTTTAAAGAAAAAACGGATATGTAA
- a CDS encoding YgjV family protein, which produces MGNYVEILGYVAMVLVASSFLLKDVIKLRVVNSIGCACFVAYGLMIGSIPVTGLNALVVCINLYYIFKGNKSGVAQA; this is translated from the coding sequence ATGGGTAATTATGTTGAAATTTTAGGTTATGTCGCAATGGTTTTGGTAGCGAGTTCTTTTTTATTAAAAGATGTGATCAAGCTACGTGTGGTTAATTCTATCGGCTGTGCCTGCTTTGTAGCATATGGCTTGATGATAGGTTCAATTCCGGTAACAGGTTTGAATGCTTTGGTGGTTTGTATTAATTTATATTATATTTTTAAAGGTAATAAATCCGGAGTTGCACAGGCGTAA
- the hypT gene encoding hypochlorite stress DNA-binding transcriptional regulator HypT, translating to MKNIETKWLEDFLTLEECRHFSQAAAKRNLSQSAFSRRILALEEVVGVKLFDRTAIPLQLTEQGKLFHSQTRNLLQQLRDNLDELLGHNCNLPNIKFAAAHSLSLSIMPKLIKQLSQTNENFIYSVEAIDVDQTVNTLIEGKSDFIFSFYDEKLMQPPFMSLEIMQSKLYPISPTDITGEALFNLKDQHIPLLNYTPNSYMGRLVNRKLAKTIELSTKTKFISSMSELLKNMLLNQQGIAWLPEYAISEELQNKKVVILDNDELVIPIKGYIYRMNTRLNNAAERFWDNLQHIHL from the coding sequence ATGAAAAATATAGAAACAAAGTGGTTGGAAGATTTTTTAACCTTAGAGGAATGTCGCCATTTTTCACAAGCGGCAGCAAAACGGAATTTATCACAATCTGCCTTTAGCAGACGAATCTTAGCATTAGAAGAAGTCGTAGGCGTGAAGTTGTTTGATCGCACCGCTATTCCGCTACAACTTACTGAGCAAGGAAAATTATTTCATTCCCAAACCCGCAATTTATTACAACAATTACGAGATAACCTTGATGAATTATTGGGGCACAATTGCAATTTGCCGAATATTAAATTTGCCGCTGCACACTCGCTCTCTCTTTCAATTATGCCGAAATTAATTAAACAGCTCTCACAAACAAATGAAAACTTTATCTATTCTGTCGAGGCAATTGATGTCGATCAAACTGTTAATACGCTTATTGAAGGGAAAAGTGATTTTATTTTTTCATTTTATGATGAAAAATTAATGCAACCACCTTTTATGTCGCTTGAAATTATGCAGTCTAAACTTTATCCGATTTCCCCTACAGATATTACTGGAGAAGCCCTGTTTAACTTAAAAGATCAACATATTCCGTTACTAAACTACACGCCAAATTCCTATATGGGACGTTTAGTTAATCGAAAGTTAGCTAAAACTATTGAATTAAGCACCAAAACAAAATTTATTTCCTCAATGTCTGAATTACTGAAAAATATGCTACTGAATCAGCAAGGCATCGCTTGGTTACCAGAATATGCGATTAGCGAAGAATTACAAAATAAAAAAGTAGTGATATTAGACAATGATGAATTGGTCATTCCGATTAAAGGCTATATTTATCGAATGAATACTCGCTTAAATAATGCTGCAGAAAGGTTTTGGGATAATTTACAGCATATTCACTTATAG
- a CDS encoding anaerobic C4-dicarboxylate transporter — protein sequence MIYAEIFVVLVAIYLGLRSGGLGIGLYGGLGLAILTLGFGLPMGSIPVDVMLIIMTVVIAAAVLQAVGGMDLLVRYAEVLMRKNPRYINFIAPMITWLMTIMAGTGFIVFSTLPVIAEVAKESGIRPSRALSGAVVSSQLAIAGSPLSAAMAAMIAVMENNSVTFFQVIAVCLPASFIASMVAAFVASKQGCELQDDEIYLERLKAGLVSSSQSSNTQFVESKGAKLSIGIFLAATVLVVLFAAVPGLKPVYESGKSMSTRDIIIVMMLASSCLMMLAGKIKPDAIVSSSIFRSGMTSIAVIIGIVTLGMTFVDAHLAEIKGSIGDILTEYPMLLSVVLFFTCALLYSQGSTSALIIPLAVSLGIPNWAILASFIAITGIFLLPTYPTSLAAMELDTTGSTRAGKYVIDHPFMLPALIGVLVGLAFGFAWAPMIMP from the coding sequence ATGATTTATGCAGAAATTTTTGTGGTGCTTGTTGCCATTTATTTAGGACTTCGTTCCGGCGGTTTAGGTATTGGCTTATATGGCGGCTTAGGGTTAGCCATTTTAACGTTAGGCTTTGGTTTACCAATGGGATCTATTCCGGTTGATGTAATGTTGATTATTATGACGGTGGTTATTGCGGCTGCGGTGCTACAAGCGGTTGGCGGTATGGATTTACTTGTGCGTTATGCGGAAGTGTTGATGCGTAAAAATCCAAGATATATCAACTTTATTGCGCCAATGATCACGTGGCTAATGACAATTATGGCTGGTACAGGATTTATCGTATTCTCTACTTTGCCAGTGATAGCAGAAGTTGCAAAAGAAAGTGGTATTCGCCCTTCCAGAGCTCTCTCCGGTGCAGTGGTTTCTTCCCAATTGGCAATTGCGGGATCCCCACTAAGTGCAGCAATGGCAGCAATGATTGCAGTGATGGAAAATAATAGCGTGACATTTTTCCAAGTTATTGCGGTTTGTTTGCCTGCTTCTTTTATTGCATCAATGGTGGCGGCATTTGTTGCATCTAAGCAAGGTTGTGAATTACAAGATGATGAAATTTATTTGGAGCGTTTAAAAGCAGGGTTGGTCAGCTCATCACAAAGCTCAAATACTCAATTTGTAGAAAGCAAAGGAGCTAAATTATCTATCGGTATTTTCTTAGCAGCAACTGTATTAGTTGTATTATTTGCTGCGGTACCGGGTTTGAAACCGGTTTATGAAAGCGGTAAATCAATGAGTACACGAGATATTATTATTGTAATGATGTTAGCCTCTTCGTGCTTAATGATGTTAGCAGGAAAAATTAAGCCTGATGCAATTGTCAGTAGCTCTATTTTCCGCTCTGGAATGACTTCTATTGCGGTAATTATTGGTATTGTTACCCTTGGAATGACTTTTGTTGATGCACATTTAGCAGAGATTAAAGGATCAATTGGAGATATTTTAACCGAATATCCAATGTTGCTTTCGGTAGTGCTGTTCTTTACTTGCGCATTACTGTATTCACAAGGCTCTACCTCAGCGTTAATCATTCCACTTGCAGTTAGCCTTGGTATTCCAAATTGGGCGATTTTAGCCTCGTTTATTGCGATTACCGGGATCTTTCTTTTACCTACCTATCCAACCTCATTAGCTGCAATGGAATTGGACACAACTGGCTCAACCCGTGCAGGAAAATATGTTATTGACCACCCATTTATGCTCCCTGCATTAATTGGTGTGCTTGTAGGGCTTGCATTTGGATTTGCATGGGCTCCAATGATAATGCCTTAA
- a CDS encoding aspartate/glutamate racemase family protein — protein MAKNVIGILGGMGPAATADMFQKFIRLTPADCDQAHIPLLISSIPDIPDRTRCILANGEDPAIVMEKYVKGLENAGATCIIIACNTAHYWFDHLKQKSRVEMLSMIDSTIDEVVKRGKQRVGLLATDATLATGLYQKRIEAQGLTFIRPTELGQKEVMESIYLLKSGETDKATELMIKQRDELIQLGAEVIILGCTEVPIILAREIEQESERYVDSTLTLVRSAIDWYQTH, from the coding sequence ATGGCAAAAAATGTGATTGGCATTTTAGGCGGAATGGGGCCGGCAGCAACAGCGGATATGTTTCAAAAATTTATCCGATTAACGCCGGCAGATTGTGACCAAGCTCATATCCCTTTATTGATTTCCTCAATTCCTGATATTCCTGATAGAACCCGTTGCATACTGGCAAATGGTGAAGATCCGGCAATTGTGATGGAAAAGTATGTTAAAGGGCTAGAAAACGCAGGGGCAACTTGCATCATTATTGCTTGTAATACCGCCCATTACTGGTTTGATCATCTGAAACAAAAAAGTCGGGTAGAAATGCTCAGTATGATTGATAGCACTATTGACGAAGTGGTTAAAAGAGGCAAACAGAGAGTTGGGCTATTGGCAACTGATGCGACTTTAGCGACAGGACTTTATCAAAAACGGATTGAAGCTCAGGGCCTAACTTTTATTCGCCCAACAGAATTAGGGCAAAAAGAGGTGATGGAAAGCATCTATTTGTTGAAATCTGGCGAAACAGATAAGGCTACGGAATTGATGATAAAACAGCGTGATGAGTTAATTCAGCTCGGTGCTGAAGTCATTATTTTAGGCTGTACCGAAGTGCCGATTATTTTGGCAAGAGAGATTGAGCAAGAGTCTGAACGCTATGTTGATTCCACTTTAACGCTGGTTCGCTCAGCAATTGATTGGTATCAAACCCACTGA
- a CDS encoding TSUP family transporter — MELGIDILAILFGVAILAGFIDAIAGGGGLLTIPALMAAGLPPAMALGTNKLQACGGSFSASFYFIRKKAVNLKQIWLLILCTFIGSASGTIFVQHIDVEYLKKLLPFLILIIGIYFLFSPSIGDEDRKQRVSLTTFSFTAAVIFGFYDGMFGPAAGSFMTLGCILLLGFNLSKSVAHAKIMNFTSNFASLIFFTIGGAVIWKVGLIMMVGQFIGGTLGAKMVMTKGKKLIRPMLVTMSFIMVAKMLYEQGIFN, encoded by the coding sequence ATGGAACTTGGAATTGATATTTTAGCTATTTTATTTGGTGTTGCTATACTTGCCGGCTTTATTGATGCAATTGCCGGCGGCGGTGGTTTACTCACTATTCCGGCATTGATGGCGGCAGGGCTGCCACCGGCAATGGCTTTAGGCACAAATAAATTACAAGCCTGTGGTGGATCATTTTCTGCCTCATTTTATTTTATCCGCAAAAAAGCCGTCAATTTAAAGCAAATTTGGCTACTGATTTTATGTACATTTATCGGCTCAGCCTCTGGCACTATTTTTGTACAGCATATTGATGTAGAGTACTTAAAAAAATTATTACCATTTTTAATTTTAATTATTGGTATCTATTTTTTATTTAGCCCAAGTATTGGTGACGAAGATCGTAAACAACGAGTGAGCTTGACTACTTTCTCGTTTACCGCTGCTGTTATATTCGGCTTTTATGATGGTATGTTTGGACCAGCTGCTGGTTCTTTTATGACTCTTGGCTGTATCCTATTACTCGGCTTTAACTTATCAAAATCAGTCGCACACGCTAAAATTATGAACTTTACCTCTAACTTTGCTTCACTTATTTTCTTTACAATCGGTGGAGCTGTTATCTGGAAAGTTGGATTAATTATGATGGTAGGGCAATTTATTGGTGGTACACTCGGTGCTAAAATGGTAATGACAAAAGGCAAAAAATTAATCCGTCCAATGTTGGTAACCATGTCTTTTATTATGGTTGCCAAAATGCTTTACGAACAAGGAATTTTTAATTAA
- a CDS encoding DUF441 domain-containing protein — protein MTLQFNSVALLLVVLIVLGLVSQNNAVTISAAVLLIMQQTLLSKYIPFIDQYGLKIGIIILTIGVLSPLVSGRIMLPELNQLLNWKMLVSIIAGVLVAWLGGRGVGLMGNQPVLVTGLLIGTIIGVALFKGVPVGPLIAAGILSLIIGKV, from the coding sequence ATGACATTACAATTTAACTCTGTTGCCCTACTGTTAGTTGTACTAATTGTACTGGGCTTAGTCAGCCAAAACAATGCCGTTACAATTTCCGCCGCAGTATTGCTGATTATGCAACAAACGCTACTCTCTAAATATATTCCTTTTATCGATCAATATGGTTTAAAAATCGGGATCATTATTTTAACTATTGGTGTACTTAGCCCTCTGGTTTCAGGGCGAATTATGCTCCCTGAACTCAATCAGTTATTGAACTGGAAAATGCTGGTGTCTATTATTGCCGGTGTACTGGTGGCGTGGCTCGGAGGACGTGGCGTGGGCTTGATGGGCAATCAACCTGTTTTAGTAACAGGCTTACTCATCGGCACGATTATTGGCGTTGCATTATTTAAGGGAGTCCCCGTTGGTCCACTCATCGCGGCAGGCATTTTATCGTTGATTATTGGGAAAGTATAG
- a CDS encoding dihydrofolate reductase, giving the protein MKISVIVARTKNKVIGKDNQMPWHLPVDLAWFRQNTVGKPVIMGRKTYESIGRLLPKRPNIILSRSGFEVEGAYSAESLEQAVELAKIFANSDEIMIIGGGELFKQALPQADTLYLTEIQAEIEGDTFFEFNEENWQLAEQKWSEIDENNPYRCRFMVLRRR; this is encoded by the coding sequence ATGAAAATAAGCGTAATTGTTGCCCGCACTAAAAATAAAGTCATTGGCAAAGATAACCAAATGCCGTGGCATTTACCTGTAGATTTGGCGTGGTTTCGTCAAAATACAGTAGGAAAACCAGTGATTATGGGGCGAAAAACCTATGAATCCATCGGCAGACTACTACCAAAACGCCCGAACATTATTCTTTCTCGTTCAGGTTTTGAGGTGGAAGGGGCTTATTCCGCCGAATCGCTTGAACAAGCGGTCGAATTAGCCAAAATTTTTGCAAATAGCGATGAAATTATGATTATCGGCGGCGGCGAGCTGTTCAAGCAAGCCTTACCACAAGCGGATACGCTCTATTTAACTGAAATCCAAGCAGAAATCGAGGGCGACACCTTCTTTGAATTTAACGAAGAAAATTGGCAATTAGCGGAACAAAAATGGTCGGAGATTGATGAAAACAACCCATACCGCTGCCGTTTTATGGTGCTTAGACGAAGGTAG